The genome window CGGCCTGCACACACATCGCCGGGCACTGGAAACAGGGGTCAAACTGCATGGCTGCACCGTGCATCTGGTCACGCAGATCATGGATGAGGGGCCGATCCTTGCCCAGGCCGCTGTGCCGGTACTGCCGGACGATACAGAGGACACTCTGGCAGACCGGGTGCTGGCTCAGGAACACGTTTTGTATCCCATGGCCCTGCGGAACTGGCTGGAACAGGACCGGAAAGCCGCACCTGCGGATGCTGCCCTGCTCAATCCCTTGCCGTCAGCCTGACTTCACTCTTGCAGACAGGCTCTTGCAGTCAGGCAACAGCACTTCTAGAAACACAGCCAGTCATAGCCGATAAAACAAAACTGGCCTTACAAAAGGCCAGCCTTGCAAGAGGACCGTCATGTCGCAGCCTTCAGCCACTTATGCCCGGGCGCCGATCACCACCGTCGATGACCTGCTGGCCGACCGCAAGCGCGTCTATGCGCATTTTGTGACCGGTGCCAAGGTCGCTATCGCTGCGGTCGCCATCATTCTGGCGTTGATGGGCATCTTCCTCACCTGAGTGTTTTTGGGAATTCATCCCATCAAAAAGGCCGGTTCCACCTTCCGGGTGGACCGGCCTTTTTTAGTTCCCCAGCCTATTCCCACCCGGCACCAAGGCGCAGGGCAGGAACATGCGGCGAAGTGTGATCAGGCGACGATTTCGCTGCCTGCGAAGAAATAGGCGATCTCGATCGCCGCGTTCTCGGCACTGTCAGAACCATGCACGGAGTTGGCTTCAATGCTCTCGGCGAACTGGGCGCGAATGGTGCCGGCATCGGCCTTCTTCGGATCGGTGGCACCCATCAGCTCGCGGTTGCGGGCCACGGCGTTCTCGCCTTCCAGCACCTGCACCACAACCGGGCCAGAGATCATGAAGCTGACCAGATCGTTGAAGAACGGACGCTCGCGATGCACACCATAGAACGCCTCGGCCTGGGCCTGGGACAGCTGAACGCGCTTCTGGGCGACGATGCGCAGGCCGTTCTCCTCAAACACCGCATTGATGCGGCCGGTCAGGTTCCGACGGGTCGCGTCGGGCTTAATGATGGAAAACGTACGCTCGATCGCCATGATGATCTGCCCCTGGGTCAGATAGAACAAGAAGGTGAAATCCAGCCAGACAGCCGGTTATTTCTGACGCGGCCATAGCCGCAAGCCGCACGGCTTGCAACCCGCGCACCGGCAACTCTCCCCCGTCCTGGCAGAGGATAGCTTGCCCTCGGCCCCGCCTGACCGGATAAGCACATCCTATGAGCCTTCTGATCATCGACTCCCTCACCCTCCGCATGGGCGGCCGCGTCCTGTTCGATCATGCCAGCCTGACCGTGGAAGCCGGGCGGCGCATCGGGTTGGTCGGCCGGAATGGAGCCGGGAAATCCACCCTGCTGCGGACTATTGCCGGTGATCTGACGCCGGATGGCGGCAGCATCCGCCTGTCCTCCCGCGCCAGAATGGGAGTGGTGTCGCAGGAAGCGCCGGACGGTCCCGCCGGACTGGTGGAGACTGTGCTGGCATCGGATACCGAGCGCACGAAACTGCTGGCGGAATCTGAAACCGCCCCGCCGGAGCGGCTGGCCGATATTCATGACCGGCTGCTGGCGATCGGCGCAGACTCCGCCCCGGCCCGCGCCGCTGCCATTCTGGCCGGGCTGGGCTTCGATGCGGAGGCACAGGGCCGTCCTGTTTCCTCCTTCTCCGGCGGCTGGCGGATGCGCGTGGCGC of Granulibacter bethesdensis contains these proteins:
- the ndk gene encoding nucleoside-diphosphate kinase yields the protein MAIERTFSIIKPDATRRNLTGRINAVFEENGLRIVAQKRVQLSQAQAEAFYGVHRERPFFNDLVSFMISGPVVVQVLEGENAVARNRELMGATDPKKADAGTIRAQFAESIEANSVHGSDSAENAAIEIAYFFAGSEIVA